TTGCCTGCTGTTTCTTCATGCGATACTCGGTTTGAAACTAGGGCTAGCTATCTAATGACCCGCACTGGCGGCATAATTTTGAGTCTGGCTTACATTGTGGGGTTGCTGTGTGCGGCAACTCCCAGACAGTATTTTGGCGTGCCGGCAGGGGGCTTAATCCTGTTAACTTTGGGAATAGCGGCAGCGCTGGTAATTCCTCGATTTTGGAGAACCGGCCCTAAATTTTGGCTGTGGCTAAGTGCCGGCATCATCGGATTATTGGCAACCCTGTATTTTCAAACACGAGTTCCACAACCGGCAGCCAATGACATTAGCAGATTTGTCAAGCCAGCTGATCAAAAAGCTTTAGAGCAAGTTGTGATTGTGTGGGGGAAAGTCGGCAGTACCCCACACTTAACTCGCTCTCAAAAAGCTCAATTTTGGTTAGAAGCAACTAACTTTAACGAGATTATTTCTCCTGAAAAATCTCCATCAGCAAATCAACCAAATAAATCGGCAGAAGGCTCTCAGGTAGCCACTGGTAAATTATATGTAACAGTGCCCCTCCTCCAAGCAACAGGTTTATATCCGGGTCAGAGGGTTGCTGTCACTGGCGTCTTATACATACCTAAAGCTCCGACAAACCCAGGGGCTTTTAATTTTCAAGCTTACTTGGCTAAAGAAGGCTGCTTTGCCGGCCTGCGAGGGCGTCAAGTTAGCTGGCCCAATGGACAAGCCGGCACAAGATGGGGATGGTGGGCGGTGCGGCAGCGAATTATTCGCTCACAAGTTAATTGGCTGGGCGTCCCGGAAGGCCCACTGGTCAGTGCAATGGCTTTAGGGAAACAAGCCGTCGATCTGCCTTATGACATTAAAGACCCCTTTGTACAGGTTGGGTTAGCCCACACTCTCGCAGCTTCTGGCGCTCAAGTGTCCTTAATTTTAGGGATGGTATTGGCTTTAACGCGGCGTCTTTCTATGCGCGTTCAATTTGCCATAGGGACAGGTGCCATTGCTATATTTGTTGGCTTAACTGGTTTAGAGCCTTCAGTAAGCCGTGCTGCCATTATGGGAATTGGCGCATTAGTTGCTTTGGTGGCAGAAAGGAAGGTGAAGCCATTGGGTTCACTGCTAGTAGCGGCAACAATTCTGCTGCTATTTAATCCTTTGTGGGTTTGGGATTTAGGGTTTCAGTTCAGTTTTTTGGCGACACTAGGATTAGTTGTGACGGTGCCGGCCATTATTAAACGTTTAGATTGGTTGCCGCCGGCTATTGCCTCTTTAATTGCCGTTCCACTTGCTGCTTCTGTCTGGGTTTTACCGTTGCAACTTTACATTTTTAACGTCGTATCTCCCTATAGTATTTTAGTTAATATCATCACCGCCCCTCTAATTTCTGTGATTAGTTTGGGTGGTTTTATTAGCGGTTTTGCCGGCTTAATTTGGTCAACAGCAGGAAGCGCTTTGGCGTGGCCGTTGTATTACCCCAGCCATGCGATGATTGTAATTGTAGAGTTTTTCAACAAGTTACCCGGCAATTCAGTGGCAGTCGGCGCGCTCACTGGAATCCAGTTAGTGGCGCTGTATGGGTTAATTGGCTTAGTCTGGTTGATGGGAAATTATAAGAAAGAGAGTAAAAAGCAATCAGGCAAAGGCAAACTTAATTTATCGTTTATTCTTTATCCCTTATCAATTGCTGGGCGCTGGTGGTTTGCTGGTTTAATAGCAGTGAGTTTGGTCGTTGTGCCGGCCCATCAAACAAAAACAACCTTATTTCGGATCACGGTACTCGATACCACGAAAGAGCCGGTTTTGGTCATTCAAGATCGGGGAAAAATTACCCTTGTTAATAGTGGAGATGACAGTACGGCTCGATTTACGGTATTACCTTTTTTGCAGCAGCAAGGCGTTAATCAAATTGATTGGGCAATTGCTACGGGCGCTCAGCCT
This genomic window from Microcoleus sp. FACHB-68 contains:
- a CDS encoding ComEC/Rec2 family competence protein, with translation MTRTGGIILSLAYIVGLLCAATPRQYFGVPAGGLILLTLGIAAALVIPRFWRTGPKFWLWLSAGIIGLLATLYFQTRVPQPAANDISRFVKPADQKALEQVVIVWGKVGSTPHLTRSQKAQFWLEATNFNEIISPEKSPSANQPNKSAEGSQVATGKLYVTVPLLQATGLYPGQRVAVTGVLYIPKAPTNPGAFNFQAYLAKEGCFAGLRGRQVSWPNGQAGTRWGWWAVRQRIIRSQVNWLGVPEGPLVSAMALGKQAVDLPYDIKDPFVQVGLAHTLAASGAQVSLILGMVLALTRRLSMRVQFAIGTGAIAIFVGLTGLEPSVSRAAIMGIGALVALVAERKVKPLGSLLVAATILLLFNPLWVWDLGFQFSFLATLGLVVTVPAIIKRLDWLPPAIASLIAVPLAASVWVLPLQLYIFNVVSPYSILVNIITAPLISVISLGGFISGFAGLIWSTAGSALAWPLYYPSHAMIVIVEFFNKLPGNSVAVGALTGIQLVALYGLIGLVWLMGNYKKESKKQSGKGKLNLSFILYPLSIAGRWWFAGLIAVSLVVVPAHQTKTTLFRITVLDTTKEPVLVIQDRGKITLVNSGDDSTARFTVLPFLQQQGVNQIDWAIATGAQPDSRSGWNLILERLPIKTLHSIKHSPDGAIARAIKAHEGFYQPLPVGQAVSAGTTSVELIDPELLVVQFQINGQNWLLLGDLNPAQQQKLLKAEKLQNLQVLWWSGKHLNASLLKTLQPAVAISSSKSVDPDTAAQLSKAKAQLYWTERDGALQWTPAGGFETMLEATENKASLL